The sequence TCGTTCATCCACATCTGGCCATCCACTTTCCGCGCGCCGACAAATCCTTTTCACCACCAGCCACTGAGCCTACTATTCTCATTCCAATTTTCCATTCCACCGCCGTTCTTTTCCCGGCCTATTCTATCGCCGCCAATCTCCACAAGCCGGATCATCTTCTCTACCGGACCACCATCACCCATCGGCTATTTCATTCCGGATTCCGTTCACCTCCTTCCACGAAGTTTTGCCATAATTTTCTAGTccaatttaaattcaatgggGCCAAAAAGAGCACGATTGGATGGCGCCTATTCATCCCAGCAAGCTCCGACGTCTTCGTCTTTATCGGGCATCGCCAAAAAATTTGTCAATGCTATTTCAAAAGAAAGGTACGATAGAGCTAAACTTAATTGCACCCTTATTCCTAAAAGGGCTGTGGAATTAACGCATAGGGACAGTGGTGTAGCGATAGAATTGGCTATAGACATTGGGATGTTTTTTGTCAACAACCTAAGGCAGCCGTTGTGCCTTTAGTACGGGAGTTTTATGCCAATGCTGCTGAGAGAGAGGATGGTAAAGCGTATGTTCGGGGCAAAATTGtttcttttgatgaaaataCTTTGAATGCCTTACTTCAAACTCCTGTTGTTGATGATATGttatatcagattttgaaggtAGACCCCGATTGTAATGAGATTTTGGAACAACTTTGCTTTGACGGGGCAACGTGGCATGACCCGAACACATATCTGCATTTTCCTGAGAGATTTTTGTTAGTCAATGCTTCGAATTGGTTCGCCTTCACTGCCAAGAGTTTGATGCCTATCTCTCATACGAGCAGTGTCAACATGGCCAGTGCTATTCTTCCCTATGCTTTGAGTCTGAGGTGGCCGATCAATGTCGGCCGAATTATTCACAGTGAGATCCGGCGCTCTATCTACTCATCCTCCTTGGGCCTTTTCTTTCCCAGCATCATTTCAGAGTTATGCATTCAGGCTGGGGTCCAAGTTCGAGCCGACGAATAATGGCAGCAGCCGCGACAACCCGTTGATGAGGCATTGGTTCAGAAGAAAAATGAGAAGAGGAGGAAAGACTTTCCTGAGGGTGGTCGAGCGGCTTCTAGTTCCGCTCCTGCACCGCCGCCACCTCCTCCCCATCATCGTCCATTTTCTAAGGCCATTCATGAGCTTACTGCTTTTTCTCATGTTCAGAATGAATTTATGGCTGCTGCTACTGCTAATTTTAACAGAATGGATGCTCTACTCAGTGGTATTACCACTCATTTGAGTCTCGATGCCTCATCCATTCCTGCTGCTGTGCCATATCCACCTCCTTTCCATTTCCAGTATGCTACTCCAGCACCATCATATCAAGTGCCACATTTCCAGTTCGAACCAGCTGCACAACACATAACGAAACACCCCCATCCCGACGTGCACGCACCACAATAGACCAGGGAgtcttgtttatgttttgcattgcatttgtTTTTCGCGCTTCTTTTGTCatgtgtttgtttgtttgtgtctctgaagcattgagggaaatgctttggataagtatgggggtgtttcGTTATGTGTTGtgttgtttgtcattttgctCTTCATTGTGTTTTGCATTCAATTGGTTTAGTTCTTTGCATTTagttcgtaatcatgcatatcattatgttgttgtttgtgttttgtGGATGCGAGTAGAATGATGACTGTTAGCCAATGATGATTGagttgaaaaagttgaaaaataaattgtttttgtgaaaatgttacttttgattgaacatgaaaaGCTGTTGGTCTACTCGTAAATCATATTAAacacgcatgttagactagtgtagtgtagcgatgtatttgatgatattcgtgtttgtttgaccattgaacgacaatagatgcttgttgatcatgatagtgttttGGATTATTGATGGTTGTTCGACATTGcttgtatgatcttgggcgtacctataaaattttttgaaaatttttgttgaaaaataagttaactccatccgggcttgggaAATTgatcttgactaagtatgcggattcaatggggtTAACAAcatattgaaattttaaaaatatcaattccatccgggctttggaaattgattgaaatcctaattcattttccatagctaagtttgggGTTATATGGGATTGTTGCTCCatctgggctatagacgaggggattgaagtTCTAATCCTATCTttgttatagctaagtttgcgggtaattattggggcattagaaaaccgggtgcaaaatccggaggtacgtaattaaactcaagaaagtgcatgtttttgtttgggattgttgggatgaaggagtgctggattatgatacttgcattgaattgtcatagatcgctaagcattcttagaATGGATTCCTTTGAAGTTTCATGAAACTaaaataacatggcacacacacgttaaactgacagtgtattgtggcCAATCGGAAGGtgttatgatttttagttgTTTGAAGTGGAACTCATCTGAGGCAATCTTgtacatgattcattcttacttgtgTTATTGCATTGTGTTTGTTATATGTCTTGCTctagggcgagcaaggtttaagtatgagggagttgataactgtgtttcatatgcatatttttgtgtttgttttcatgcattcatatgtttttgttgttgttttatttagttttagcatgtttaatGCATTTGTCTACATAATACTCTTCCTGGTCCATTTTGTAGGGAAACTCAGCAAAATCCTGATTTTTGGACAGAGCTGCATTCGCTCGAGCGAAGGCCtatactcgctcgagcgagcctatgAGAAAGGATTTTTTCCAGAAGGttgttcgctcgagcgagcgagcgAGGCGAGAAAAGAAATTTCCGGGACAGaaagtgtctcgctcgagcgagacttgtgcttgctcgagcgagtgaTGCGCACAGAGTTTTTAAAAAAGGAAATTCTTGCTCGGTAAGGAtactatcttttgaagacccttgagCATATAAATATCAATCTAATCATCAAAATAAGGGTTACACAACTTCGTTGAAGGCAAGAGGCGGCCAACATCATCTCTGATTctaattttcttcttttctttttatttttgatttttagttgATGTTTTGTATTAAAAACTTTTGTTCTTGAATCATGTTAAACTTTAAGTATTTTTtccctttcgatcaaggccacgttattgggccagacaatttatgttgAAAACTTGATTGTTTATTCGagaattttcagacttaattttattttattgattattgaatttatatttgtcttgcaaATTTCCTGACCAGTTATTTGTtttcatgttaattgattccaagtcaaaagaggaggtttcgattttgatcactttgataatcaacatattgtaaaaccgactagaaataaaattcgatttcagtgtgcggtttgggtataaactgaattttcaaagttcttcatgcattcaaatttgattagaattacaaaagattaatccgtcaatatttgaatatgtttgattgttctagaaataatcctttgaacaaattaggagaattccagtgaattaagattaattttgagacttgaatcaactaattgttacataatttgtctggtacctacgtgaatccttgatcgagcttttcccgaattgaatttaatccaaaatccctgctgcgtttttattgagttgaaatttattttctatttaaattttagtttaaaatctgaaatcactcttattaattagtctagattaagtaagaataatcatattctggtaCTCATAATTATAGAGtctctgtgggttcgacatctggacctttgtccactttattataatttgacctggtgcgcttgccaatAGATTCttaatcacaccgatttagccggtcagggGACCAAGCGAGGTAAGTACTTGTAAAAGTATTGAAGTTATTGATTCTCATACTCCTTTTTAATGTGCAGGAAGTAATGATCCATTGGAGAGATGTTTGATTGCGGATGAGAAAGTTGACAAAGAAGAGGATTTGGAGCTTTGTGAACAAGAGACATTTCTTGAGGGTGCTCCAAATGACAAAGGAGTGAATTCCACGATACCAGAAGTGTTGGAGGATAGTACAACCAAGGTAACCatcgaaaatcaaaatctcaaggAATTACCTGcacatttatgttatgcattacTTGGTAAGAATTCAACATGTCCGGTAATTATTTCTTTTTATCTTTTTGAGGTtgaaaaagataaattattgagagtgttgagaaattttaaaactgctttaggatggtcaatttctgaTATCAAGGGTATTAGTCCCACTATATGCATGCATAAGATTTTGATAGAGGAGTCTTACACTCCTTATGTGGATCATCAAAGGCGATTGAATACGGCCATGAAAGAGGTgtttaaaaatgaagttttaaaattgttgAATGCTGGTGtaatatatgttatttctcATAGTAGTTGGGTGTCCCCAGTTCAAGTAGTGTCCAAGAAaggtgggattactgtggtaaaaatgaaaataatgaattaatttCTACACGCACAGTAACTGGTTGGAGAGTCTGCATAGATCATAGGAAGTTAAATGAAGCTACTCGTAAAGATCATTTTATActtctttttattgatcagatgcttGATAGAATTGTTGGTTTTTGTTATTATTGTTTCTTAGATGTGTATTCAAGTTATAACCAGGTTGCTATAGCTTCGGAAGATCAGGAAAAGACCACATTCACGTGTCCTTATAGCACATTTTCTTTCAGGCAAATGTCGTTTGCTATTTGTTACGCACCGGCTACGTTTCAGCAGTGTATGATGACTATTTTTGTAGAAATGGTGGAGGACATCATGCAgatatttatggatgattttttggTATTTGGTTCTTCCTTTGATCACTGCGTGCATAATCTTTCCCTTGTTTTGCAGAGATGTTAAGAGAAGAATTTAGTTCTTAACCGGGAAAAGTGCCATTTTATGGTCCAAGAaggcattgtccttggacataaagtgtctTCACATGGATTAGAGGTCGTTAGAGACAAAGTTGTTGCAATTGAGAAGCTGCCACCACCCAAGAATATCAAGGGCATTTGGAGTTTTTTAGGCCATGCGGGGTTTTTTCGTAGATTtataaaagatttttctaagatTACCAAACCCTTGTGCAATTTACTTGAAAAATATTCCACATTCATATTGGATGCTGATTAtttgcaggcctttgaaaaGATCAATACAACATTGATCAAGACACCTATAATGATTGTACCGGATTGAAGGAACCTTTTGAGCTGATGTATGATTCTAGTGATTATGCAGTGGGAGCTGTTTTGGGACAACGAAGAGACTAAATGTTTCGAGCCATTTACTATGCTAGTCGCACTATGGATGCTGCACAGCAAAACTACACCACCACGGAAAAGGAGATGCTTGCagtatttttttcttttgataaatttagtcGTGACTTAATTGGCATtaaagtagttgtttatactaACCATGCAGCGATTCACTATGTTTTCCATGAAGGATGCTAAGTCACGCTTGATACGGTGGATTTTACTGctgcaagaatttgatttcgAAATCAAGGATTAAAAAGGGAGTGAAAATCAAGTTGTCGATCATTTTTCTAGATTGGAGTTGGAAGAAGCTAAGGAGAAGGAAGTTATAAAAGACGTGTTCCCGGATGAACAGATTTTTGAGGTACGTTCTACTCTTCCATGGTTTGTTATATCGCTAATTTTTCCTCGTGTGGTGCTATGCCTCCAAACATGAACCGCCACCAGAATAAGAAATTTTTCCATGACATTAAGTTCTAAttgtgggatgatccctatgttttcaagCGATGTGCTGATCAAGTGATTAGGAGATTTCTTGTGGGTCAAGAAGCACAGAAAATCCTTGAGCATTGCCATTCAACACCTTATGGAGGCCACTTCGGAGCAACACAAACTGCAACTAAGGTACTACAATCTGGATTTTATTGACCTACTTAATTTAGGGACAGTTATACCTTAGTGAAATCGTGTGATAAATGTCAAAGAACTGGGAATATATCTCGAAAtcatgaattacccctcacgaatattttagaagttgaacttTTTTATGTGTGGGGAATcaattttatgggtccatttcgCCCTTATTTTGGTTAC comes from Henckelia pumila isolate YLH828 chromosome 4, ASM3356847v2, whole genome shotgun sequence and encodes:
- the LOC140862535 gene encoding uncharacterized protein, yielding MVQEGIVLGHKVSSHGLEVVRDKVVAIEKLPPPKNIKGIWSFLGHAGFFRRFIKDFSKITKPLCNLLEKYSTFILDADYLQAFEKINTTLIKTPIMIWELFWDNEETKCFEPFTMLVALWMLHSKTTPPRKRRCLQLELEEAKEKEVIKDVFPDEQIFERCADQVIRRFLVGQEAQKILEHCHSTPYGGHFGATQTATKAEISNQKVKQILEKTVKTNWKDWATKLDDALGHIALHSRIPLGCLHIDWCMEKFVTCRWSLNIRSFGPVKKLNFDLDVSRELRKLQLNELDEFLNEAYENVMIYK